In the Passer domesticus isolate bPasDom1 chromosome 4, bPasDom1.hap1, whole genome shotgun sequence genome, one interval contains:
- the CYTL1 gene encoding cytokine-like protein 1 isoform X2, with protein MKMLLLLVALLSAALLATAAPPTCYSRVLSLSKEITESFKELQTSKTDSCVRTLPRLYLDIHNYCVLAKLRDFVAYPGCDRVVEVNELKEKARSLYTILISYCRRDLVFLTDDCNALEIPISPPIEHSIAES; from the exons AtgaagatgctgctgctcctggttgctctgctctctgctgccctgctAGCCACCGCTGCCCCTCCGACCTGCTACTCCAGGGTGCTCTCTCTGAGCAAGGAAATCACAGAGTCCTTTAAGGAGCTGCAGACCTCCAAGACT GACTCATGTGTGAGGACGCTGCCCAGGCTGTACTTGGACATACAC AATTACTGTGTCTTGGCAAAACTCCGTGACTTTGTGGCCTACCCTGGGTGTGACAGAGTGGTTGAAGTGAATGAGCTGAAGGAAAAAGCCCGGAGCCTGTACACCATCTTGATCTCCTACTGCAGAAGG GACCTGGTGTTCCTCACTGATGACTGCAATGCTCTGGAAATTCCTATTTCACCTCCCATTGAACACTCCATTGCTGAGAGCTAA
- the CYTL1 gene encoding cytokine-like protein 1 isoform X1 translates to MKMLLLLVALLSAALLATAAPPTCYSRVLSLSKEITESFKELQTSKTVDSCVRTLPRLYLDIHNYCVLAKLRDFVAYPGCDRVVEVNELKEKARSLYTILISYCRRDLVFLTDDCNALEIPISPPIEHSIAES, encoded by the exons AtgaagatgctgctgctcctggttgctctgctctctgctgccctgctAGCCACCGCTGCCCCTCCGACCTGCTACTCCAGGGTGCTCTCTCTGAGCAAGGAAATCACAGAGTCCTTTAAGGAGCTGCAGACCTCCAAGACTGTG GACTCATGTGTGAGGACGCTGCCCAGGCTGTACTTGGACATACAC AATTACTGTGTCTTGGCAAAACTCCGTGACTTTGTGGCCTACCCTGGGTGTGACAGAGTGGTTGAAGTGAATGAGCTGAAGGAAAAAGCCCGGAGCCTGTACACCATCTTGATCTCCTACTGCAGAAGG GACCTGGTGTTCCTCACTGATGACTGCAATGCTCTGGAAATTCCTATTTCACCTCCCATTGAACACTCCATTGCTGAGAGCTAA